A single genomic interval of Labrus mixtus chromosome 6, fLabMix1.1, whole genome shotgun sequence harbors:
- the kcnk1b gene encoding potassium channel subfamily K member 1b — MLQSLASNSCVRLIQSHKSTWYFASLVLGYILYLIFGAVVFSSVELPYEDQLRQELRAIKKQFLQENECLSEERLERFLKKALEASNYGVSILNNASANWNWDFTSALFFASTVLSTTGYGHTAPLSDGGKAFCIIYSVIGIPFTLLFLTAVVQRIMVYSTRRPVMYFHQQWGIAKPLVAIVHASLLATLAVSCFFLIPAAIFSALEDNWNFLESFYFCFISLSTIGLGDYVPGESVNQRFRELYKVAITVYLILGLIVMLVVLETFCELQQLKQLRKMFYLKKEKPQDRLAILEHDHLSFTTVSKRASGQHEDKIQPFVGVPTLRSPNDDPMIQ, encoded by the exons ATGCTTCAGTCACTAGCCAGCAATTCGTGTGTGCGGTTGATACAGAGTCACAAATCGACGTGGTATTTTGCATCTCTTGTCTTGGGGTACATCCTTTATCTCATATTCGGCGCGGTCGTCTTCTCGTCGGTCGAGCTGCCTTATGAGGACCAGCTTCGCCAGGAGCTGAGGGCCATAAAGAAACAGTTCCTGCAGGAGAATGAGTGTCTGTCCGAGGAGCGTCTGGAGAGGTTTCTCAAGAAAGCCCTGGAGGCCAGTAATTACGGGGTGTCGATTCTCAATAACGCCTCTGCTAACTGGAACTGGGACTTCACCTCGGCGTTGTTTTTCGCGAGCACCGTGCTGTCCACCACAG gataTGGACACACAGCTCCCCTTTCCGACGGAGGGAAAGCCTTCTGCATCATCTACTCTGTGATCGGCATCCCcttcaccctcctcttcctcaccgcCGTGGTGCAGAGGATCATGGTGTACAGCACGCGGAGGCCCGTCATGTACTTCCACCAGCAATGGGGCATAGCGAAGCCCCTGGTGGCCATCGTTCACGCCTCTCTGCTCGCCACGCTGGCCGTCTCCTGCTTCTTCCTCATCCCGGCCGCCATCTTCTCGGCGCTGGAGGATAACTGGAACTTCCTGGAGTCCTTCTACTTCTGCTTCATCTCCCTCAGCACCATCGGACTCGGAGACTATGTACCGGGGGAGTCCGTCAATCAAAGATTCAGGGAGCTCTACAAGGTGGCCATCACTG TCTACCTGATCCTGGGTCTGATTGTCATGCTGGTGGTGCTGGAAACCTTCTGCGAGCTGCAGCAACTCAAGCAGCTGCGCAAGATGTTCTACCTGAAGAAGGAGAAGCCGCAGGACCGCCTCGCCATTCTGGAACACGACCACCTGTCCTTCACCACCGTGTCCAAGAGAGCCTCGGGCCAGCACGAGGACAAAATCCAGCCGTTCGTCGGCGTCCCAACTCTGCGCTCTCCCAACGACGACCCCATGATCCAGTAA